From a single Nissabacter sp. SGAir0207 genomic region:
- the fucO gene encoding lactaldehyde reductase — translation MSFMLALPKISLHGEGAIADLVSLLAQRAPGKALVVTDGQLVDLSLLDGLFAGLEAASLPYALFRDVTPNPTSELVDAGYASFLDHQCDYLIAFGGGSPIDTAKAIKILTANPGPATAYAGVGKVAQPGVFLVAINTTAGTAAELTSNAVITDSQRHVKEVIISTHLIPDIAVDDPAVMRAIPAPVTAATGMDALTHAIEAYVSLGAHTLTDHSALEAIRVISRWLPRAVAQGDDGEAREMMAYGQYLAGMAFNSAGLGLVHALAHQPGATHNLPHGVCNAILLPVVEAFNRPAAAARFARVAQAMGVDTQSMTEEQASEAAIDAIRALSAQVGIPAGFRALGIREQDIEGWLDNALADPCAPCNPQPASREQVRALYLQAL, via the coding sequence ATGAGTTTTATGCTTGCGTTACCAAAAATCAGCCTGCACGGCGAAGGGGCGATTGCCGATCTGGTCAGCCTGCTGGCGCAGCGCGCGCCGGGCAAGGCGCTGGTGGTCACCGATGGCCAGCTGGTGGATCTTAGCCTGCTGGATGGCCTGTTTGCCGGGCTGGAAGCTGCCAGCCTGCCCTACGCGCTGTTCCGCGACGTTACCCCCAACCCCACCTCCGAGCTGGTGGATGCTGGCTACGCCAGTTTCCTCGACCACCAGTGCGACTATCTGATCGCCTTCGGCGGCGGCAGCCCGATTGATACCGCCAAGGCGATCAAGATCCTCACCGCCAACCCCGGCCCGGCCACCGCCTACGCGGGCGTCGGCAAGGTGGCGCAGCCCGGCGTGTTTCTGGTGGCGATCAACACCACCGCTGGCACCGCCGCCGAACTGACCAGCAACGCGGTGATCACCGACAGCCAGCGGCACGTTAAGGAGGTGATCATCAGCACCCACCTGATCCCGGACATCGCGGTGGATGACCCGGCGGTGATGCGCGCCATCCCGGCACCGGTCACCGCCGCCACCGGCATGGACGCCCTGACCCACGCCATTGAGGCCTACGTCTCCCTCGGCGCGCACACCCTGACCGACCACTCGGCGCTGGAGGCAATCCGCGTCATCAGCCGCTGGCTGCCGCGTGCGGTGGCGCAGGGTGACGACGGCGAGGCGCGCGAAATGATGGCCTACGGCCAATACCTGGCGGGCATGGCGTTCAACAGCGCCGGGCTGGGGCTGGTACATGCGCTGGCGCACCAACCGGGCGCGACCCACAACCTGCCGCACGGCGTCTGCAACGCCATCCTGCTGCCGGTGGTGGAGGCGTTCAACCGCCCAGCGGCGGCGGCGCGCTTTGCCCGCGTGGCGCAGGCGATGGGCGTCGATACCCAGAGCATGACGGAGGAGCAGGCGAGCGAGGCGGCGATTGACGCCATCCGCGCGCTCTCGGCGCAGGTCGGCATTCCGGCGGGCTTCCGGGCGCTCGGCATCCGCGAGCAAGACATTGAGGGCTGGCTCGACAACGCGCTGGCCGACCCTTGCGCCCCCTGCAACCCGCAGCCCGCCAGCCGCGAGCAGGTGCGTGCACTCTATTTGCAGGCGCTCTGA
- a CDS encoding L-rhamnose isomerase codes for MTASIDQAWELAKQRFAALNIDAEAALAALDHVPVSMHCWQGDDVAGFENPTGGLTGGIQATGNYPGKARNAQELRADLEQAFALIPGPKRLNLHAIYLESDAPVARNEIEPQHFANWVAWARDNQLGLDFNPSCFSHPLSADGFTLSSANPEVRQFWIEHCQASRRVSAYFGRELGTPSVMNIWVPDGMKDLTVDRLAFRQRLLSALDEVISEKLDSRHHIDAVESKLFGIGAESFTVGSNEFFLGYAASRQTALCLDAGHFHPTEVISDKISSAMLFVPRLLLHVSRPVRWDSDHVVLLDDETQAIANEIVRHDLFDRVHIGLDFFDASINRIAAWVIGTRNMKKALLRALLEPTEQLKQLEQAGDYTGRLALLEEQKSLPWQAVWDVYCQRHNVPVGSQWLETVRGYERGVLAQRA; via the coding sequence ATGACCGCATCCATCGACCAGGCCTGGGAACTGGCAAAACAGCGCTTTGCCGCCCTGAACATTGACGCCGAGGCGGCGCTGGCTGCCCTCGACCACGTGCCGGTCTCCATGCACTGCTGGCAGGGCGATGACGTCGCCGGCTTTGAGAACCCCACCGGCGGCCTGACTGGCGGCATTCAGGCGACCGGCAACTACCCCGGTAAGGCGCGCAACGCCCAGGAATTGCGCGCGGATCTTGAGCAGGCGTTCGCGCTGATCCCAGGGCCTAAGCGCCTCAACCTGCACGCCATCTACCTGGAGTCTGACGCACCGGTGGCACGCAACGAGATTGAGCCGCAGCACTTCGCCAATTGGGTGGCGTGGGCGCGTGACAACCAGCTGGGGCTGGACTTCAACCCCTCCTGCTTCTCCCACCCGCTGAGCGCCGACGGCTTTACCCTCTCCAGCGCCAACCCGGAGGTGCGCCAATTCTGGATTGAGCACTGTCAGGCCAGCCGCCGCGTCTCCGCCTACTTTGGCCGCGAGCTGGGCACGCCGTCGGTGATGAACATCTGGGTGCCGGATGGCATGAAAGACCTGACCGTCGATCGTCTGGCCTTCCGCCAGCGCCTGCTCAGCGCGCTGGATGAGGTGATCAGCGAGAAGCTGGACAGCCGCCACCACATCGATGCGGTGGAGAGCAAGCTGTTTGGCATCGGTGCCGAGAGCTTCACCGTCGGCTCCAACGAGTTCTTCCTCGGCTACGCCGCCAGCCGCCAGACCGCGCTCTGTCTGGATGCTGGCCACTTCCACCCGACCGAGGTGATCTCCGACAAGATCTCCAGCGCGATGCTGTTCGTGCCGCGCCTGCTGCTGCACGTCAGCCGCCCGGTGCGCTGGGACAGCGACCACGTGGTGCTGCTGGATGACGAGACACAGGCAATCGCCAATGAGATCGTGCGCCACGATCTGTTTGACCGCGTGCACATCGGCCTCGACTTCTTTGACGCCTCCATCAACCGCATCGCCGCGTGGGTCATCGGCACCCGCAACATGAAGAAAGCGCTGCTGCGCGCGCTGCTGGAGCCGACCGAGCAACTGAAACAGCTGGAGCAGGCGGGCGACTACACCGGTCGGCTGGCGCTGCTCGAGGAGCAGAAATCGCTGCCGTGGCAGGCGGTGTGGGATGTCTACTGCCAGCGCCATAACGTGCCGGTCGGCAGCCAGTGGCTGGAGACGGTGCGCGGCTACGAACGCGGCGTGCTGGCCCAGCGCGCCTGA
- the rhaB gene encoding rhamnulokinase — protein MTVRNIATVDLGASSGRVMLASFHTGSRRITLKEMHRFTNQLVEHDGHHIWDVDNLEQQMRHGLQLIDAAGIELDSIGIDTWGVDFVLIDADGERVGLPVSYRDHRTDGIMAEAVRELGAEWLYGRTGIQLLPFNTLFQLKALSRQRPEWVEKTAHLLLMPDYFHYRLTGELNWEYTNASTTQLLEVHSGDWDRTLLDYAGAPERWFGTPSQPGRALGHWAAPSGRRVPVVSVATHDTASAVVAAPLAGDDCAYLSSGTWSLIGIDSDRPYTHAAARRANMTNEGGIEGRYRVLKNIMGMWLLQCVCRELAVSDIPALVAAAAQQPAFTSLVNPNDARFINPVSMVEEIRRACREQQHPEPQEAAALARCIFDSLALTYRQVARELGELRGAPLQQLHIVGGGSQNDFLNQLCADACGLTVTAGPVEASTLGNIGCQLMALGDVKDAADYRRLLADNFPLRRYTPQTHPDFDTHCRRFEALSHAHEEYSV, from the coding sequence ATGACCGTACGCAATATCGCCACAGTGGATTTAGGCGCCTCCAGCGGGCGGGTGATGCTCGCCAGCTTCCACACCGGCAGCCGCCGCATTACCCTCAAAGAGATGCACCGCTTCACCAACCAGCTGGTGGAGCACGACGGGCATCACATCTGGGATGTGGACAACCTGGAGCAGCAGATGCGCCACGGCCTGCAACTGATTGACGCCGCGGGCATCGAGCTGGACAGCATCGGCATCGACACCTGGGGCGTTGACTTCGTGCTGATCGACGCCGACGGCGAGCGCGTCGGCCTGCCGGTCTCCTACCGCGACCACCGCACCGACGGCATCATGGCCGAGGCGGTGCGCGAGCTGGGCGCGGAGTGGCTCTATGGCCGCACCGGCATCCAGCTACTGCCGTTCAACACCCTGTTCCAGTTGAAAGCGCTCAGCCGCCAGCGGCCGGAGTGGGTGGAAAAAACCGCCCACCTGCTGCTGATGCCGGACTACTTCCACTACCGCCTGACCGGCGAGCTGAATTGGGAGTACACCAACGCCAGCACCACCCAACTGCTGGAGGTGCACAGCGGCGACTGGGATCGCACGCTGCTGGACTACGCCGGTGCCCCTGAACGCTGGTTTGGCACGCCAAGCCAGCCGGGGCGCGCCCTCGGCCACTGGGCGGCCCCCTCGGGCCGCCGGGTGCCAGTGGTCTCAGTGGCGACCCATGACACCGCCAGCGCGGTGGTGGCCGCGCCGCTGGCTGGTGACGACTGCGCCTACCTCAGTTCCGGCACCTGGTCGCTGATTGGCATCGACAGCGACCGCCCCTACACCCACGCCGCCGCCCGCCGCGCCAACATGACCAACGAGGGTGGCATCGAGGGGCGCTACCGGGTGCTGAAAAACATCATGGGCATGTGGCTGTTGCAGTGCGTCTGCCGCGAGCTGGCGGTAAGCGACATCCCGGCGCTGGTGGCGGCGGCGGCGCAACAGCCAGCCTTCACCTCGCTGGTGAACCCCAACGACGCGCGCTTCATCAACCCGGTCTCGATGGTCGAGGAGATCCGCCGTGCCTGCCGTGAGCAGCAGCACCCGGAACCGCAGGAGGCGGCGGCGCTGGCGCGCTGCATCTTTGACAGTCTGGCGCTCACCTACCGCCAGGTGGCGCGCGAGCTGGGCGAGCTGCGCGGCGCGCCGTTGCAGCAGCTGCACATTGTCGGCGGCGGTAGCCAGAACGATTTCCTGAACCAGCTGTGCGCCGACGCCTGTGGCCTGACCGTCACCGCCGGGCCGGTGGAGGCCTCGACGCTTGGCAACATCGGCTGCCAGCTGATGGCGCTGGGCGATGTCAAAGACGCCGCCGACTACCGCCGCCTGCTGGCCGACAACTTCCCGCTGCGCCGCTACACGCCGCAGACCCACCCTGATTTTGATACCCACTGTCGCCGTTTTGAGGCGCTCAGCCACGCTCATGAGGAGTATTCAGTATGA
- the rhaS gene encoding HTH-type transcriptional activator RhaS — protein MTLLAGDEFFASRAMTVTVEPRAPQLPFPEHHHDFYEIVLVESGAGVHIFNDRPYTLCSGTVCFVRDRDHHLFENVEGLHLTNVLYRSPHAFRFLTGIDRFLPQESEQVHWHIGQGALQEARRHIQTLAQLAADPSDAGVAASEGQFLQLLLLLHRSCCQQGATGGRDANVQALLRWLDGNFTEEVDWGELADRYSLALRTLHRQVKQHTSMTPQRYLNRLRLLEARRRLFQTDQSITQIAHECGFGDSNHFSTQFRREFAVSPKMMRNSVR, from the coding sequence ATGACGTTACTGGCAGGTGATGAATTTTTTGCGTCCAGGGCAATGACCGTGACGGTGGAACCCCGCGCGCCGCAGCTGCCCTTCCCGGAGCACCACCATGACTTCTACGAGATTGTGCTGGTGGAGAGCGGGGCGGGGGTGCACATCTTCAATGACCGCCCCTACACCCTGTGCAGCGGCACCGTCTGCTTTGTGCGTGACCGCGACCACCACCTGTTCGAGAACGTGGAGGGGCTGCACCTGACCAACGTGCTCTACCGGTCGCCGCACGCCTTCCGCTTCCTGACCGGCATTGACCGCTTCCTGCCGCAGGAGAGCGAGCAGGTGCACTGGCACATCGGCCAGGGGGCGTTGCAGGAGGCGCGCCGCCACATCCAGACGCTGGCGCAACTGGCCGCCGACCCCAGTGACGCTGGCGTGGCGGCCAGCGAGGGGCAGTTCCTGCAACTGCTGCTGTTGTTGCACCGCAGTTGTTGCCAGCAGGGCGCGACCGGCGGGCGTGATGCCAATGTACAGGCGCTGCTGCGCTGGCTGGATGGCAACTTCACCGAGGAGGTGGATTGGGGCGAGCTGGCGGATCGCTACTCGCTGGCGCTGCGCACCCTGCACCGGCAGGTGAAGCAGCACACCAGCATGACGCCGCAACGCTACCTGAACCGCCTACGGCTGCTGGAGGCGCGCCGCCGGCTGTTCCAGACTGACCAGAGCATCACCCAGATCGCCCATGAGTGCGGCTTTGGCGACAGTAACCACTTCTCCACCCAGTTCCGCCGCGAGTTTGCCGTCTCGCCGAAGATGATGCGTAACAGTGTGCGCTGA
- the rhaR gene encoding HTH-type transcriptional activator RhaR, protein MGVCLHAGDADTMPPLKLQHQDYFLTDQQVVSVAERHPQPVFPLHHHEFDELVIVWRGNGLHLWNDVPYRITCGDLFYVNARDRHSYESVNGLELDNILFMRDRLRLPADWPALLPGSGVAQPERYWRLSMLGMDALRCKVDALAQESMKSDPISLQLAEALLLQLALLLQRYRHRPDSAELADAQQMDLLMLALRGSIATPFQLEAFCARHQLTPRTLRALFKQQTGMSISQYLRQLRLCNAMALLRHGRGSIGEVAAACGFEDSNYFSVVFNRAFGVAPRDYRQRFQG, encoded by the coding sequence ATGGGCGTTTGCCTTCATGCCGGGGACGCCGACACCATGCCGCCGCTGAAACTTCAGCACCAAGACTACTTCCTTACTGACCAACAGGTGGTCAGCGTGGCGGAGCGCCACCCGCAGCCGGTCTTTCCGCTGCACCACCATGAGTTTGACGAGCTGGTGATCGTGTGGCGCGGCAACGGCCTGCATCTCTGGAATGACGTGCCCTATCGCATCACCTGCGGTGACCTGTTCTACGTCAACGCGCGTGACCGCCACAGCTATGAGTCGGTCAATGGGCTGGAGCTGGACAACATCCTGTTTATGCGTGACCGGCTGCGGCTGCCCGCCGACTGGCCAGCGCTGCTGCCGGGATCGGGGGTGGCCCAGCCAGAGCGCTATTGGCGGCTGAGTATGCTGGGGATGGATGCGCTGCGCTGCAAGGTGGACGCGCTGGCGCAGGAGAGCATGAAGTCTGACCCTATCTCCTTGCAGTTGGCCGAGGCGCTGCTGCTGCAACTGGCGCTGCTGTTGCAGCGCTACCGCCACCGGCCAGACAGCGCCGAGCTGGCCGATGCCCAGCAGATGGATCTGTTGATGCTGGCGTTGCGGGGCAGCATCGCCACCCCGTTCCAGCTGGAGGCCTTCTGCGCGCGCCACCAGCTTACCCCGCGCACCTTGCGCGCGCTGTTCAAGCAGCAGACCGGCATGAGCATCAGCCAGTACCTGCGCCAGTTACGGCTCTGCAACGCGATGGCGCTGCTGCGCCACGGGCGTGGCTCCATTGGCGAGGTGGCAGCGGCCTGCGGTTTTGAGGACAGCAACTACTTCTCGGTGGTGTTCAACCGCGCCTTTGGCGTCGCGCCGCGCGACTACCGCCAGCGTTTCCAGGGCTGA
- the metG gene encoding methionine--tRNA ligase — protein sequence MAQVAKKLLVTCALPYANGSIHLGHMLEHIQADIWVRFQRMRGNQVHFICADDAHGTPIMLKAQQMGVAPEQMIAEMSQEHQQDFAGFGISYDNYHSTHSDENRELSSLIYTRLKENGFIKNRTISQLYDPEKGMFLPDRFVKGTCPKCKSPDQYGDNCEVCGATYSPTELIDPKSAVSGATPEMRDSEHFFFDLPSFSAMLQAWTRSGALQEQVANKMQEWFESGLQQWDISRDAPYFGFEIPDAPGKYFYVWLDAPIGYMGSFKNLCDKRGDLDFDEYWKKDSEAELYHFIGKDIVYFHSLFWPAMLEGSGFRKPTNLFVHGYVTVNGAKMSKSRGTFIKASTYLSHLDADCLRYYYAAKLSSRIDDIDLNLEDFVQRVNADIVNKVVNLASRNAGFLTKRFDGQLADTLADEALYKTFTDAGASIAEAYQSREFGRAIREIMALADIANRYVDEQAPWVVAKQEGRDADLQAICSMGINLFRVLMTYLKPVLPSLTERAEAFLRLPLAWDEIQAPLLGHRVQPFKALFNRIELAKVEEMVNASKEDMAAAAKPATGPLADDPIQETITFDDFAKVDMRIALIEQADFVEGSDKLLRLQLDLGGEKRQIFSGIRSAYPDPKALEGRLTIMVANLAPRKMRFGISEGMVMAAGPGGKEIFLLSPDSGAQPGMQVK from the coding sequence ATGGCTCAAGTCGCGAAAAAATTATTGGTGACGTGCGCACTTCCGTACGCCAACGGCTCTATCCATCTCGGCCACATGCTCGAGCACATTCAGGCAGACATCTGGGTTCGTTTCCAGCGGATGCGCGGCAACCAGGTGCACTTTATCTGCGCGGATGACGCGCACGGCACGCCGATCATGCTCAAGGCCCAGCAGATGGGCGTGGCGCCGGAGCAGATGATTGCGGAGATGAGCCAGGAGCACCAACAGGATTTCGCTGGCTTTGGTATCAGCTATGACAACTACCACTCCACCCATAGCGACGAAAACCGCGAGCTATCCTCGCTGATCTACACCCGGCTGAAAGAGAACGGTTTCATCAAGAACCGTACCATCTCGCAGCTCTACGATCCGGAAAAGGGCATGTTCCTGCCTGACCGCTTCGTCAAGGGCACCTGCCCGAAATGCAAATCGCCTGACCAGTATGGCGACAACTGTGAAGTGTGCGGCGCGACCTACAGCCCAACCGAGCTGATCGACCCGAAATCCGCGGTCTCCGGCGCGACGCCTGAGATGCGTGACTCCGAGCACTTCTTCTTCGACCTGCCCTCCTTCAGCGCCATGCTGCAAGCCTGGACGCGTTCCGGCGCGCTGCAAGAGCAGGTGGCGAACAAGATGCAGGAGTGGTTTGAGTCTGGCCTGCAACAGTGGGACATCTCCCGCGACGCGCCCTACTTCGGCTTTGAGATCCCGGACGCGCCGGGCAAATACTTCTACGTCTGGCTGGACGCGCCGATCGGCTACATGGGCTCCTTCAAGAACCTGTGCGACAAGCGCGGCGACCTCGACTTTGACGAGTACTGGAAGAAGGATTCCGAGGCCGAGCTGTACCACTTCATCGGCAAGGACATCGTCTACTTCCACAGCCTGTTCTGGCCAGCGATGCTGGAGGGCAGCGGCTTCCGCAAGCCGACCAACCTGTTCGTGCACGGCTACGTGACGGTTAACGGCGCGAAGATGTCCAAGTCGCGCGGCACCTTCATCAAGGCCAGCACCTACCTGTCGCACCTGGATGCCGACTGCCTGCGCTACTACTACGCGGCGAAGCTCTCCTCGCGCATTGATGACATCGACCTGAACCTGGAGGACTTCGTCCAGCGCGTCAACGCCGACATCGTCAACAAGGTGGTCAACCTGGCGTCCCGCAACGCGGGCTTCCTCACCAAGCGCTTTGACGGCCAGCTGGCGGATACGCTGGCGGATGAGGCACTCTACAAAACCTTCACCGACGCCGGTGCCTCGATCGCCGAGGCTTACCAGAGCCGCGAGTTTGGCCGCGCCATCCGTGAAATCATGGCGCTGGCGGACATCGCCAACCGCTACGTGGATGAGCAGGCCCCGTGGGTGGTGGCGAAGCAGGAGGGGCGTGACGCCGACCTGCAAGCCATCTGCTCGATGGGCATCAACCTGTTCCGCGTGCTGATGACCTACCTGAAGCCGGTGCTGCCGTCCCTGACCGAGCGCGCCGAGGCGTTCCTGCGCCTGCCGCTGGCATGGGATGAGATTCAGGCCCCGCTGCTGGGCCACCGCGTCCAGCCGTTCAAGGCGCTGTTCAACCGCATTGAGCTGGCCAAGGTGGAAGAGATGGTCAACGCCTCGAAAGAGGACATGGCGGCCGCCGCCAAACCGGCTACCGGCCCGCTGGCGGATGACCCGATTCAGGAGACCATCACCTTTGACGATTTCGCCAAGGTCGACATGCGCATTGCGCTGATTGAGCAGGCGGACTTTGTGGAAGGCTCCGACAAGCTGCTGCGGCTGCAACTGGATCTGGGTGGCGAGAAGCGCCAGATCTTCTCCGGCATCCGCAGCGCCTACCCAGACCCGAAAGCGCTGGAGGGCCGCCTGACCATCATGGTTGCCAACCTCGCGCCGCGCAAAATGCGCTTCGGCATCTCTGAGGGGATGGTGATGGCCGCTGGCCCAGGTGGGAAGGAGATCTTCCTGCTCAGCCCGGACAGCGGCGCACAGCCGGGGATGCAGGTGAAGTAA